Proteins encoded together in one Porites lutea chromosome 2, jaPorLute2.1, whole genome shotgun sequence window:
- the LOC140926715 gene encoding transmembrane protein 170B-like: protein MDVQGTLRSFGEMWYQIFLWCLATSVFIHCISASVAFLALRKHSRGVFLPLLVIFIGFLYPVTGGVITSATIAAVYQTAHFTMPRYASFLWGAGQAFIGFLVSYTRVLATL from the exons AAATGTGGTATCAGATTTTTCTTTGGTGTTTAGCGACGTCAGTATTCATCCACTGTATTTCAGCAAGTGTTGCTTTTCTTGCATTACGGAAGCATTCTCGTGGAGTGTTCCTGCCTTTGCTAGTAATCTTCATTGGTTTTCTTTATCCTGTGACTGGAGGTGTCATCACCA GTGCTACTATAGCAGCAGTTTATCAAACAGCACATTTCACTATGCCACGATATGCCTCTTTCCTTTGGGGTGCTGGACAAGCTTTCATAGGATTTCTTGTGTCATACACACGAGTGCTAGCAACATTGTGA